The following are encoded in a window of Vespa crabro chromosome 2, iyVesCrab1.2, whole genome shotgun sequence genomic DNA:
- the LOC124432952 gene encoding mucin-12-like isoform X2, with translation MLGKMLAKMCLSPTTFAFFTLVITIVVSQFTQLEENRKGTELILDISDEHKAQYLNQDFYSNAYNYGYEVNPNGQFHHEVHGPDDITYGCYGYVDPFGKLKTTFYISDGWGYRVVHPGQNVELFFHEHERHENSQSHEHDNDDHHDHHGILRAWDKLHFPSICAQFEGTNTNPTVIPPSKPETLGAPGIPGIPKYPATPGTPETPPRSGYLRKSETPTIPGRSESSTSSRTPNLPGRPGTPRTQETPSYTEYFEKPGTPEIPRPSNIPGKPKTPDIPDTPSHPEFPRKPARVRMSSTPSTPEKQYYPEYPSTSGTSVTPGKAFQPSHPDISITPVIPEKPSHPMQSDTPSILSRPKTPETFVTPGTSGTPYYPSYHERSRTSDIPGIIRTPLRLTYPDTSITFGTPDKQDTLGPNSFGIQFRNPGTPETPGSPGTPETPGTLPQPIYLNTTRTSNNPDDKDSPSSPSTSTASEVSNILGVVDNSGVEELPASQQLDAPGTSSQLVSSGIMLHPTVPLSSAYLDAGVVFNTQDFSDLSSPSSHSNMTDNIILTSASSQLPSSEILSIAAATTGISDSSKKPKTFKQIGTSANPSTSAYPSTSAYPSTSAYPSTSTHPSTSTQADISEHSRKRTWSQVVASPEESSYSKIPKQCNKSTQTVKKRKRPNVKKTRKRPNNQSKIVSHNRTHSQSTYSGIQWTSGIMAVHGMPSTSATSSGYSKQDIRTSSTSGASDSPTDQSSSYSLTPDTQPNSQSASSSKILAIVKRKREILNIPRFPRRIRRRFYTNIYERPEIPLSPEQENIPEQHSTSEITHSGKPLTPNITKPLARTSSLAHSSTQEISSLSGTAGPSSVPTGLQISKLPKNRSRGASNSARLHRPISITVYEIGKDDLKHTHPSETIQNTSLSSSTTDPPAQFAIQSTSRTSRKLDFSKYVGTSKEISYDEHSRIPSHCIRDIANTQERLPSSAQSGASDTLFPPGHSGTQSTPVIEEIPEQPTSLAHLGTRITPGHPVNPGTSGIQPHFQASGTPGTSSFPSSPTDPRQLDIPKIIVTPSTPRSLYFKPSATSRTQTYCKDFRIAGNEGSRRPMQIALQKIYSNLGRKAILRHTNTSETSVKASDTSSSDKAGSSEYIGILKVAEIPPSCIHDIAKIPEGLSSSAQSGASETLIQPNIPSTSIITETTTITSSPAYFAGPKTTSPLEYLGITSTPDIVKTPARTSPLAHSGSPPLADSSSPLLAHSDSPPLAHSDSPPLAHLDSPPLAHLDSPPLAHSDSPHLAHSGSSTLAHLGSPTVEHSDLAPPAHSDSPPLAHSGSPPLTHSDPPPPAHSGSPTVEHSDSPNLAHSDPAHSDPPPPAHSDPPPPAHSDSPPLAHSDSPPPAHSDSPPLAHSDSPPPAHSDSPCSEHSDSPCSEHSDSPPLAHSNSPPLSHFGSQPPAHLNSTSVTHFGSHLLAHLGSPPPAHLGSPPPAHLNISQTPSHPRYLGISASVKTIVRTPSSTDLSTPRTSSHPEYPGISSTPGIVESPTRRQPPTYLASPPSTHLGSPHLTHLGSAPSTHLGSPPPAHLFSISPIHLVSLSPTDLDSSSTAHLSTPTTPSHPEYLGISSTPAIVEIPTRTQPPTHLGSPPPTHLDSVPLTHLDSPPKTYLDSQPTTHLDSQPSLHLGSQPSLHLGLAPPAHLDSQPPTHLGSKSATHVGSQAPTELGSQPPPFLFSQPLTHLGLAPPAHLDSQPPTHLGSQSSTHMDSQPPTYLFSLPPVHLVSLPPVHLDSLPLTHLGSQPTTHLDSQPSLHLGSQPTTHLDSQPSLHLGSQPPTHLGLTPPAHLFSLPSIHLVSLPPVHLDSLSPAYLSTSRTPSHTEYLGISSNPAIIESPTRTQPPTHLGSAPPAHLVSLPPIHLVSLPPVHLDPPSPAYLSTTRTPSHPEYLGISSTPGIVEIPTRTQPPTHLCSPSLAHLGSLPPAHLGSLPPSHLGSLPPANLGPLPSAHLDTLGTPSPRVNSDISRKEPQSPYPGTSETYKFPDSPRPPSQYIIPGTSDTLDTSGHQNDTSETQPYPVYSETPETYNTSSRQDIPGNHGTSETHPEYHDTSDIPSRQDTSEYDDNSDTSRILTYSRYPVIPRPTISPDRQRPLERDRTRTSLSRVDNSGYRRKSGGKQHAEYSDTSERSNRPNIPSYPPYPLHLSYNGSLRYPSAYPRILGTNGRPGLFGKPNYPIHVRYPSYFNGPEGPVGPKGPIDDIGDIGDVGGDGEAGPDGPWPTGSPGPDGPWPGDPDYYSSVIHSAKSRSRGPVKILRLKSYTPINISSSIKTDFPGQINLKSLIKSNIASAINNDKLSEVSYPIKVSKIVDLDHSKIKTQEYEQIDEGNVNHNAKEINSLMHDTLKTSDHLKDTFSKNLEKDEITDKNIKTYGLKIERKQNNQYEVIEDIKRAEEPKEDLEEFPVHRQKQYRKEYKFSANHTFASQDIIKDALEQPYEINHQGSRLIVHTKFDRNEENKRRENIDSPENETIAIMEQVNISSEGEQRDHRINATGVQPPHLVNIKSFSLPLGPNPQACPCYLVESHKENDITRSTTSTPPLIGQLGFIPVIFIPYCPGNKADSHKMKLMYPSATPIPYPCNACTTSGENIETKLLGLQLDQLGNIENLKGVLSVANLGFLNVPIRNVVEKRKIRNRKVV, from the exons ATGCTCGGCAAAATGCTCGCCAAGATGTGCCTTAGCCCTACGACCTTTGCTTTCTTCACCCTG GTTATTACCATTGTAGTCTCGCAGTTCACACAgttagaagaaaatagaaaaggcaCGGAATTAATTTTAGACATTAGTGATGAACACAAGGCTCAATATTTAAATCAAGATTTTTATTCaa ATGCATATAATTACGGTTATGAGGTGAATCCTAACGGACAATTTCATCACGAAGTGCATGGACCAGACGACATTACATATGGATGTTACGGCTATGTAGATCCTTttggaaaattaaaaacaacatTTTACATAAGTGATGGATGGGGATATAGAGTAGTCCACCCAGGACAAAATGTCGAACTATTTTTTCACGAACATGAACGTCATGAGAATAGTCAATCTCATGAGcatgataatgacgatcatCATGATCATCACGGCATTCTAAGAGCTTGGGACAAGTTACATTTTCCATCCATATGTGCACAATTTGAAGGAACGAATACTAATCCTACTGTGATACCACCATCAAAACCAGAAA CACTTGGGGCCCCAGGAATTCCTGGAATACCTAAATATCCTGCCACTCCTGGTACACCAGAAACACCACCTCGGTCTGGATACCTCAGAAAATCAGAAACTCCTACGATTCCAGGAAGATCAGAATCTTCAACGTCGTCAAGAACTCCTAATCTTCCAGGAAGACCAGGCACACCGAGAACACAGGAAACACCATCGTATACTGAATACTTTGAAAAGCCCGGCACACCAGAAATTCCTAGGCCCTCGAACATTCCAGGAAAACCAAAAACTCCTGACATTCCAGATACACCATCACATCCTGAATTCCCTAGGAAACCTGCAAGAGTAAGGATGTCTAGTACTCCAAGCACACCAGAAAAGCAATATTATCCGGAATATCCTAGCACATCTGGAACATCTGTTACTCCAGGAAAAGCATTCCAACCTTCACACCCTGACATATCCATTACTCCTGTCATTCCAGAAAAACCATCCCATCCTATGCAATCAGATACTCCTAGTATTTTAAGTAGACCAAAAACTCCTGAAACTTTTGTTACTCCAGGCACATCAGGAACACCGTATTATCCGAGCTATCATGAAAGATCAAGAACTTCTGACATTCCAGGCATAATAAGAACACCATTGCGTCTTACGTACCCTGATACATCAATAACTTTTGGTACACCAGATAAACAAGACACTCTTGGTCCAAATTCATTCGGAATACAATTCAGAAATCCTGGCACACCAGAGACTCCTGGAAGTCCGGGAACACCAGAAACGCCAGGAACACTACCGCAACCTATATACCTGAACACAACAAGAACTTCAAATAATCCGGATGACAAAGACAGTCCTTCATCACCTTCAACCTCTACCGCATCAGAAGTTTCGAATATTTTAGGCGTAGTAGATAATTCTGGAGTAGAAGAATTACCAGCTTCTCAGCAATTAGACGCACCAGGAACATCATCGCAACTTGTATCCTCAGGAATAATGCTTCATCCTACCGTACCATTGAGTTCTGCGTATTTGGATGCAGGAGTGGTTTTTAATACTCAAG ACTTTTCAGATCTATCATCACCTTCTTCACACTCTAACATGActgacaatattatattaacatcAGCAAGCTCACAATTACCATCTTCTGAAATTCTTAGCATTGCTGCAGCAACAACAGGAATTTCTGACAGTTCAAAAAAACCAAAGACATTTAAACAGATAGGCACTTCTGCAAACCCAAGCACTTCTGCATACCCAAGCACTTCCGCATACCCAAGCACTTCCGCATACCCAAGCACTTCTACACATCCAAGCACTTCTACACAAGCAGATATTTCTGAACACTCTAGAAAACGTACGTGGTCACAGGTAGTTGCATCTCCTGAAGAATCATCCTATTCTAAAATTCCTAAACAATGCAATAAAAGTACTCAAACagtcaaaaaacgaaagagaccAAACGTAAAAAAAACACGTAAAAGACCCAATAATCAATCTAAAATAGTATCGCATAATAGAACCCACTCGCAGTCTACATATTCTGGTATACAATGGACTTCTGGTATTATGGCAGTACATGGCATGCCATCGACTTCTGCGACTTCTAGTGGTTATAGTAAGCAAGACATTAGAACTTCGAGTACTTCAGGTGCATCAGACAGTCCCACAGATCAATCATCATCGTATTCTTTAACCCCAGATACACAACCAAACTCACAATCAGCATCATCTTCTAAAATTCTTGCCATTGtcaagagaaaacgagaaattcTCAATATTCCTAGATTTCCTCGCAGAATAAGAAGACGATTCTATACTAACATCTATGAGAGACCAGAAATACCACTCAGCCCTGAACAGGAAAATATTCCAGAACAACATAGCACATCAGAAATAACACACTCTGGCAAACCATTAACTCCAAACATTACAAAACCACTAGCAAGAACATCATCTCTTGCACATTCGAGCACACAAgaaatatcatcattatctgGCACAGCGGGGCCTTCTAGTGTTCCAACTGGATTACAAATTAGTAAATTACCCAAAAACCGTAGTAGAGGAGCTTCTAATTCTGCGAGACTCCATCGTCCTATATCTATTACCGTTTATGAAATAGGTAAAGATGATCTTAAACATACTCATCCATCAGAAACAATACAAAATACTTCCCTTTCTTCATCTACAACAGATCCTCCTGCACAGTTTGCCATACAAAGTACTTCTCGTACCTCACGTAAATTAGACTTCTCTAAATACGTTGGCAcatcaaaagaaatatcatatgaTGAACATTCTCGCATACCATCGCATTGCATTCGTGATATTGCAAATACTCAAGAGAGACTACCATCTTCTGCACAGTCGGGTGCATCAGACACACTTTTTCCACCTGGACACTCTGGCACACAATCGACTCCTGTTATTGAAGAAATCCCAGAACAACCAACATCTCTTGCGCATTTGGGTACAAGAATAACGCCAGGGCATCCTGTAAACCCTGGCACATCAGGTATACAACCGCATTTTCAAGCCTCTGGAACACCAGGGACTTCTAGTTTTCCAAGCAGTCCTACAGATCCTAGACAATTGGACATACCAAAGATTATTGTTACTCCAAGTACTCCACGTAGTCTATATTTTAAACCTTCTGCCACATCAAGAACACAAACATATTGTAAGGATTTTAGAATCGCAGGGAATGAAGGATCACGTCGTCCTATGCAGATTGccttacaaaaaatatatagtaacTTAGGTAGAAAAGCCATTCTTAGACATACTAACACATCAGAAACATCAGTAAAAGCGTCAGATACTTCTTCTTCAGATAAAGCAGGCTCTTCTGAATACATTGGCATATTAAAAGTGGCTGAAATACCACCGTCTTGCATTCATGATATAGCAAAAATCCCAGAGGGACTATCATCTTCTGCACAATCGGGTGCATCAGAAACACTTATCCAGCCTAACATACCATCGACTTCTATTATAACAGAAACTACAACAATAACGTCATCTCCTGCATATTTTGCTGGACCAAAAACAACATCGCCTCTTGAATACCTTGGAATAACGTCGACCCCTGATATTGTAAAAACACCAGCAAGAACATCACCTCTAGCACATTCGGGTTCACCACCTTTAGCAGATTCGAGTTCACCACTTTTAGCACATTCGGACTCACCACCTTTAGCACATTCGGATTCACCACCTTTAGCACATTTGGATTCACCACCTTTAGCACATTTGGATTCACCACCTTTAGCACATTCGGATTCACCACATTTAGCACATTCGGGTTCATCAACTTTAGCACATTTGGGTTCACCAACTGTAGAACATTCAGATCTAGCACCTCCAGCACATTCGGATTCACCACCTTTAGCACATTCGGGTTCGCCACCTTTAACACATTCAGATCCACCACCTCCAGCACATTCAGGTTCACCAACTGTAGAACATTCGGATTCACCAAATTTAGCACATTCGGATCCAGCACATTCGGATCCACCACCTCCAGCACATTCGGATCCACCACCTCCAGCACATTCGGACTCACCACCTTTAGCACATTCGGACTCACCACCTCCAGCACATTCGGACTCACCACCTTTAGCACATTCGGACTCACCACCTCCAGCACATTCGGATTCACCATGTTCAGAACATTCGGATTCACCATGTTCAGAACATTCGGATTCACCACCTTTAGCACATTCGAATTCACCACCTTTATCACATTTCGGTTCACAACCTCCGGCACATTTGAATTCAACATCTGTAACACATTTTGGTTCACACCTTCTAGCACATTTAGGTTCACCACCTCCAGCACATTTGGGTTCACCACCTCCAGCGCATTTGAATATATCACAAACACCATCGCATCCTAGATATCTTGGCATATCTGCTAGTGTAAAAACAATAGTAAGAACACCATCTTCAACAGATTTGAGTACACCAAGAACATCATCACACCCTGAATACCCCGGCATATCATCGACTCCTGGTATTGTAGAATCACCGACAAGAAGACAACCTCCAACATATTTGGCTTCACCACCTTCAACACATTTAGGTTCACCACATCTAACACATTTGGGTTCAGCACCTTCAACACATTTGGGTTCACCACCTCCAGCACATTTGTTTTCAATATCTCCAATACATTTGGTTTCACTATCTCCTACAGATTTGGATTCATCATCTACAGCACATTTGAGTACACCAACAACACCATCGCATCCTGAATACCTTGGCATATCGTCGACTCCTGCTATTGTAGAAATACCGACAAGAACACAACCTCCAACACATTTGGGTTCACCACCTCCAACACATTTGGATTCAGTACCTCTTACACATTTAGATTCACCACCTAAAACATATTTGGATTCACAACCTACAACACATTTGGATTCACAACCTTCATTACATTTGGGTTCACAACCTTCATTACATTTGGGTTTAGCACCTCCAGCACATTTGGATTCACAACCTCCAACACATTTGGGTTCAAAATCTGCAACACATGTGGGTTCACAAGCTCCAACAGAATTGGGTTCACAACCTCCACCATTTTTGTTTTCACAACCTCTAACACATTTGGGTTTAGCACCTCCAGCACATTTAGATTCACAACCTCCAACACATTTGGGTTCACAATCTTCAACACATATGGATTCACAACCTccaacatatttattttcactaCCTCCAGTACATTTGGTTTCACTACCTCCAGTACATTTGGATTCACTACCTCTTACACATTTGGGTTCACAACCTACAACACATTTGGATTCACAACCTTCATTACATTTGGGTTCACAACCTACAACACATTTGGATTCACAACCTTCATTACATTTGGGTTCACAACCTCCAACACATTTGGGTTTAACACCTCCAGCACATTTGTTTTCACTCCCTTCAATACATTTAGTTTCACTACCTCCAGTACATTTGGATTCGTTATCTCCAGCATATTTGAGTACATCAAGAACCCCATCGCATACTGAATACCTTGGCATATCGTCGAATCCTGCTATTATAGAATCACCGACAAGAACACAACCTCCAACACATTTGGGTTCAGCACCTCCAGCACATTTGGTTTCACTACCTCCAATACATTTGGTTTCACTACCTCCAGTACATTTGGATCCGCCATCTCCAGCATATTTGAGTACAACGAGAACGCCATCGCATCCTGAATACCTTGGCATATCGTCGACTCCTGGTATTGTAGAAATACCGACAAGAACACAACCTCCAACACATTTGTGTTCACCATCTCTGGCACATTTGGGTTCTCTACCTCCAGCACATTTGGGTTCACTACCTCCATCACATTTGGGTTCACTACCTCCAGCAAATTTGGGTCCACTACCTTCAGCACATTTGGATACATTAGGAACACCATCGCCTCGTGTAAACTCTGACATATCAAGAAAAGAACCGCAGTCTCCATACCCTGGCACATCTGAAACTTACAAATTTCCAGATAGTCCAAGACCGCCTAGTCAATATATTATACCAGGTACTTCTGATACTTTAGATACATCTGGGCACCAGAATGACACATCAGAAACGCAACCGTATCCTGTATATTCTGAGACCCCAGAAACTTATAATACTTCAAGTAGACAGGACATTCCTGGGAATCATGGTACATCAGAAACACATCCTGAATATCATGATACATCTGATATTCCAAGTAGACAAGATACTTCTGAATACGATGATAATTCTGATACCTCAAGAATACTAACGTATTCTAGATATCCTGTCATACCTAGGCCTACTATCTCTCCTGATAGACAAAGACCTCTTGAACGTGACAGAACAAGAACTTCTTTAAGTAGAGTAGACAATTCTGGATATCGTAGAAAATCAGGAGGAAAACAACATGCCGAATATTCTGACACGTCAGAGAGATCTAACAGACCGAATATACCATCCTATCCGCCTTATCCACTACATCTAAGTTATAATGGATCTCTTAGATACCCGTCAGCTTATCCTAGGATTTTGGGAACAAACGGAAGACCCGGTTTATTTGGAAAGCCaa aTTACCCAATTCATGTTAGATATCCATCTTATTTCAATGGCCCCGAGGGTCCTGTTGGACCAAAAGGACCTATTGATGATATAGGCGATATTGGAGACGTCGGTGGTGATGGTGAAGCAGGCCCGGATGGTCCATGGCCAACCGGATCTCCAGGACCTGATGGACCATGGCCTGGTGATCCAGATTATTACTCAAGTGTAATACATTCCGCGAAATCACGTTCTCGTGGTCCTGTGAAAATTTTACGGCTCAAATCTTATACACCGATAAATATTAGTTCATCGATAAAAACAGATTTTCCAGgacaaattaatttaaaatcacttataaaatcgaatattgcTAGtgcaataaataatgataaattatcaGAGGTTTCATATCCTATCAAAGTAAGCAAAATCGTTGATTTGGATCatagtaaaattaaaacgCAAGAATATGAACAAATTGATGAAGGAAATGTTAACCATAAtgcgaaagaaattaattcattaatgcATGATACATTGAAAACATCAGATCATTTAAAGGATACATTCTCGAAAAATctagaaaaagatgaaattacTGATAAAAACATTAAGACATACGGATTGAAAATTGAACGTAAGCAAAATAATCAATACGAGGTAATAGAGGACATTAAGCGTGCAGAAGAACCGAAAGAAGACTTAGAAGAATTCCCTGTTCATCGTCAAAAACAATAccgaaaagaatataaattttctgcCAATCATACTTTTGCATCCCAAGATATTATCAAAGATGCACTAGAACAACCTTATGAAATAAACCATCAAGGAAGCCGCCTTATAGTGCATACGAAGTTCgatagaaatgaagaaaacaaaagacgAGAAAATATTGATTCCCCCGAAAACGAAACTATTGCTATCATGGAACAGGTAAATATATCGTCGGAAGGTGAACAAAGAGATCATAGAATAAACGCAACAGGAGTTCAACCACCACATCTGGTCAATATTAAGTCCTTTTCATTACCCTTAGGACCGAATCCTCAAGCTTGTCCTTGTTACTTAGTTGAATCGCACAAGGAAAACGATATTACTAGGAGCACAACATCCACTCCTCCTCTCATTGGTCAGCTTGGATTCATTCCTGTCATTTTTATACCGTATTGTCCCGGCAACAAGGCAGATAGTCATAAAATGAAACTTATGTATCCCTCCGCAACACCTATTCCGTATCCATGCAATGCATGTACCACGTCAGGtgaaaatatagaaacaaaACTTCTTGGCTTACAATTGGATCAACTTGgcaatattgaaaatttaaaggGCGTCTTGAGTGTGGCCAATCTTGGATTTTTGAATGTTCCAATCAGAAACGTTgttgagaagagaaaaatcagAAATAGGAAAGTAGTATAA